The Filimonas lacunae genomic sequence AACGTTTGTGGGTAAGAAAAAAGTGAAAGCGCCTGAGGTGGAATTTGTATGTCCTGCTTTGTAACGTATTGGTTGTACTTAAATAATTTATATACACATGTTTCTATCATTACATATGCGAAAGATAACGGTTGCGGCCTCGGTGGTGTTGCTGTGCGGCACTGTTGCACAGGCGCAGTTCAGTTCCGATTATCGCAAAGCTGCAGATAGTTATTTTGCGAAAGGTGATTATGCTTCGGCAGTGGAGTATTATGAAAAAAGCCTGTATGGCAAAAGTAAAACAGCAGATGGTTTTGATCCGTACGCCTATACTGCTGTCAAGCCCCAGCCATTACCTAAAGACAGCCAGCAGCTGATTTACCAGTTGGCCGAAAGCTGGCGCTTGCTGAAGAATTATGAAAAGGCGGCGCCCCTTTATAAGAAGGTGGCCGAAAATGATGTCAGGTTTCCGTTGGCGCAATATCATTATGCTACCTGCGAAAGAGCATTGGGCAAATATGAAGAAGCGGAAAATGCCCTGCATCGCTTTTTAAATACTTACCAGCAAAAAGATCATTACAGCCAGGCTGCGCAACGTGAAGTACGCAACCTGGTGTTTATACAGGAGCAATTACGTAAAGAAACCAAGGGATATGCAGTGCATACTTTGTATGAAGGCAAAACCGGCGCCAGTTATGCTCCGGTGCAGTTAAGCAGTAATACGTTGTTGTTTACCGCTACCTGGGCAGATAGTGCTGCGGAAAAAAACAAAGCACACGTGAATCATTTATACGAAGCCAGTTTTACAGAAGAAGGAGTAGGTGCAGTAAGCAGGGCTAATATACCGGTGAGTCAGTTGCACGAAGGAGCGGCGGCAATCAGTGCCGATGGCAGCACGCTGTATCTTACCCGCTGGTCGGTAAGCAATCATCAGAAATCAGCCGCTATCTATGTGAGTAAGAAAACGGGGGGAGTAGCAGGTGATGCCTGGAGCAGCCCGGTAGCGTTGGATTCCGTTATTAATGTACGTGGGGCCAATACCCAGCAGCCGTTTGTTATGCCCGATGGCAGGCATTTGTTATATGCCAGCGACAGGGCCGGTGGCCTGGGTGGTTTCGATTTGTGGATGGCCGAGCTGGATGCAGCCGGTAAACCATTAAGCACGGTGAACATGGGCGATAACATTAATACCACCGGTAATGAACAGGCGCCTTATTATCATGCGTCTTCCGCTACACTGGTTTTTGCCACAGATGGCCGCACAGGTATGGGCGGTTACGATCTTTTTTATACTAAAGGCGCACCCGGCAGCTGGGCCGAGCCGCAAAACTTTGGCTACCCGGTTAACTCGGTAAAAAACGATATGTACTTTACCAGCTATAGCACCGGCAAGCGCATATTGGAAAAAGTGGTGTTAAGCTCAGACAGGGCAGATGTGTGCTGTATGGAATTGTTTCAGTTGCAAAAGGCGAATCCTATGAAGCTGGTAGTGGGGCAGGTGGTGGCTTGTGATACCAGGATTCCGCTGGCAGGGGTAGCAGTGGAAGTGATAGATACGGTTACTCATGAGAAAATATATACGGGCGTTACCAGTGCTGATGGTAGTTATGCGTTTGCTGTAAAGCAGTCCCTTCCCCTGAGCAGTATGGCTGCTTTAAAGGGTTATTACACTACCGCTGCTGCGTTGCAGCTTCCGGCCGATGCCGATGCCGACAGCCTGGTAAGTGTGCCCGTATGCATGCAGAAAGAACCGGAGGTGATTAATGAGGTGCAGGTGTTAAACAACGTATATTATGAGTTTAACAAAGCTGAGATCCTGGAAAAATCTTTTGCTTCGCTGGACGATGTAGTGGCTTTCTTAAATAAGCACCCTGATATACATGTAGAGATTGGAGGGCATACAGATAATAAAGGTTCGGATGAATTGAACCAGAAGTTGAGTGAAGCACGTGCGGCCAATGTGGTGGCATATCTCGTAGGTAAGGGCATTGATAAAAACCGTCTTACTGCCAAAGGATATGGTGCTACCGTACCCGTTGCGCCTAATACATATGATGATGGAACGGATAACCCGGCCGGAAGGGAGAAAAACAGGCGTACCGAAATGAAAGTGTTGAAATAAGGGTTTGGATGTCAAATGTTAAAGAGGAAAAGCGATTTTCCTCTTTTTTTATGCGGATAACGGGGAAGTTTAACAAATTAACTACACTTGTTTTCGTAGTGGGAGAGTTTTTCTCTTCATCTTCGCCCCGCCGGTAAAAATTGCCAATCCGGTGGCAAAAAGTCATGAAAAAGTTCATCCTACTCCTATTGATATCTGTAATAGCACCTGCGGCTTTGTGGGCGCAATTTCCCACCGTAAAGGGTACTATAAAAGATAGCACCTCCAAATCGGTGATTGAAGGCGCTGATATATTCCTGCTGATAAAAGAAAGTAAAAAGGCATTGCTGCATACCCGCTCAGGCGCCGATGGTTTTGTATTTGGCCAGGTACCCGAGGGGAGTTACCGCCTGGTAATTGTGGCGGCAGGTTATAATAATGACACCATTGCACTGGTAGTAAAAAAAGGCGACTCAGCTGCGCTGAACGTAGATGTCGTTTTGGGCATTGCGGGTAATGAACTGGATGGCGTGGTGGTAAAGGCTACACCTAAACCTATTTCGGTAAAAGGCGATACGGTGGTGTTTCATGCAGATGCCTTTGCAGTACGTCCGAATGCGCAGTTTGAAGATCTGTTGCGTAAACTGCCGGGGATAGAAATTGATAAGGATGGTAATATTACCATGCAGGGACAGAAGATAGATAAGATTACGGTGAATGGGAAAGACCTGTTTTTAAGTGATATTAAACAAGCCAATAGTTTACCTGCTGAAATGATTTCTTCTATTGAAGCCTTCGGTACACAATCAGACAGGGCAAAGTTCAGTGGAGTAAAAGAAAGCAGCAATACCAAAACATTGAACCTGAAAACGAAGAAGGGAATGGATCAGGCCTGGTTTGGGAATGCCTATGCCAGTAAAGGGCAGGGAACCAGTTATGCAGCAGGTGGGCAAACTACCAAGCTGGGAGGGGA encodes the following:
- a CDS encoding OmpA family protein; the encoded protein is MRKITVAASVVLLCGTVAQAQFSSDYRKAADSYFAKGDYASAVEYYEKSLYGKSKTADGFDPYAYTAVKPQPLPKDSQQLIYQLAESWRLLKNYEKAAPLYKKVAENDVRFPLAQYHYATCERALGKYEEAENALHRFLNTYQQKDHYSQAAQREVRNLVFIQEQLRKETKGYAVHTLYEGKTGASYAPVQLSSNTLLFTATWADSAAEKNKAHVNHLYEASFTEEGVGAVSRANIPVSQLHEGAAAISADGSTLYLTRWSVSNHQKSAAIYVSKKTGGVAGDAWSSPVALDSVINVRGANTQQPFVMPDGRHLLYASDRAGGLGGFDLWMAELDAAGKPLSTVNMGDNINTTGNEQAPYYHASSATLVFATDGRTGMGGYDLFYTKGAPGSWAEPQNFGYPVNSVKNDMYFTSYSTGKRILEKVVLSSDRADVCCMELFQLQKANPMKLVVGQVVACDTRIPLAGVAVEVIDTVTHEKIYTGVTSADGSYAFAVKQSLPLSSMAALKGYYTTAAALQLPADADADSLVSVPVCMQKEPEVINEVQVLNNVYYEFNKAEILEKSFASLDDVVAFLNKHPDIHVEIGGHTDNKGSDELNQKLSEARAANVVAYLVGKGIDKNRLTAKGYGATVPVAPNTYDDGTDNPAGREKNRRTEMKVLK